Proteins encoded by one window of Cyprinus carpio isolate SPL01 chromosome B6, ASM1834038v1, whole genome shotgun sequence:
- the LOC109074016 gene encoding protein ILRUN gives MLMEGMEGMDIDLDQELMQKFSCMGTTDKDVLISEFQRLLGFQLNPAGCAFFLDMTNWNLQAAIGAYYDFESPSINTPSMSFVEDVTIGEGESVPPDTQFTKTWRIQNTGTESWPPGVCLKYVGGDQFGHVNMVMVRSLDPQEISDVSVQMRSPAVPGMYQGQWRMCTATGLFYGDVIWVILSVEEGGLLGVTQQLSSFETEFNTQPHRSLEGDFNPFASPQKNKQDTNEDHLKDPGGHWEAPLDSIQQDQNGLNHSSVNITPNGLQNNLSVVTYSQGINGPFPFGQS, from the exons ATGCTCATGGAGGGCATGGAGGGCATGGACATAGACCTGGATCAGGAGCTCATGCAAAAATTCAGCTGCATGGGCACCACGGATAAAGATGTCCTCATCTCGGAGTTCCAGAGGCTGCTGGGCTTTCAGCTCAACCCGGCGGGCTGCGCCTTCTTCCTGGATATGACCAACTG GAACCTACAAGCAGCTATCGGTGCGTATTATGACTTTGAGAGTCCAAGTATCAACACGCCGTCAATGTCATTTGTGGAAGATGTGACGATTGGAGAGGGGGAGTCCGTTCCTCCAGACACACAGTTCACAAAGACGTGGAGGATACAGAACACAG GTACAGAGTCGTGGCCCCCAGGTGTGTGTCTGAAGTATGTTGGCGGGGATCAGTTTGGTCATGTGAACATGGTGATGGTGCGTTCTCTGGACCCGCAGGAGATCTCAGACGTGAGCGTGCAGATGCGCAGTCCGGCCGTTCCTGGCATGTACCAGGGCCAGTGGAGAATGTGCACTGCCACCGGACTCTTCTACGGAG ATGTGATCTGGGTGATCTTGAGTGTGGAAGAAGGAGGCCTGCTGGGCGTCACACAGCAGTTATCCTCCTTCGAGACAGAGTTCAACACGCAGCCACACCGCAGTCTGGAGGGAGACTTCAACCCTTTCGCCTCACCACAGAAGAACAAGCAGGACACCAATGAGGATCATCTAAAAGACCCCGGGGGCCACTGGGAGGCCCCTCTGGACTCCATTCAGCAAGATCAAAATGGACTCAATCACAGCTCTGTAAATATTACACCAAATGGTCTCCAAAACAACTTATCAGTAGTGACTTACAGCCAG GGCATTAATGGACCCTTCCCATTCGGACAGTCTTAA